Part of the Musa acuminata AAA Group cultivar baxijiao chromosome BXJ3-10, Cavendish_Baxijiao_AAA, whole genome shotgun sequence genome, ACGAGCGCTCGCTACATACTTGATGAAAGACGAAGGATTTTCGATTACAGTTGGTCAAAGATTAGATATAAAAGCCAACGCGAAGATTCGTCGGTTGTTGATATTTAACATGGGAATAAAATTAGTACTGTCGGATCACATCatagaaaagaaatgtttgagaaCTTTAGTGATCAGAGACTCCCACTCAACCATCACAATTGAGGATAATGTACTCGAAGGGTTACCAAATTTACGAGTATTGGATCTTTGTAACACATCAGTCGAGAGAATTCCAAATTGCATCGGAGATCTATTGCACCTAAGATACTTAGATCTTGATATAACAAATATTCATGAGATACCGGAATCAATAGGGTGTCTTGTAAACCTTCAAACTTTGAATATCTCAGGATGTAAACACTTGTACAAACTTCCCATGACCATCACTAGACTATATAATCTAAGGAGTCTCGTTGTCGAAGACACTCCTCTAACTCATGTACCGAAGGGAATCGGGAAATTGATAAATATTAACATACTCCAAGGATTTGTGATCGGTCATGACAATCCGACGAACGAGGTGGACGAGACCGGGTGTGGATTAGAGGAGCTGCAACCTCTTTCCAagctaagatatctgagtatataCAGGCTAGAGAGGGCAGTGACGGCAGCGTCGGCACTAGCGGAGAAACGTTCTCTTAGGGAACTAATTTTAAGTTGGATGCCACCAGAAGATGGGGAAGATGGAGATGCCACCGATAGTGGTGAGGATAGAAGAGCAACAACATGGAGAAAAGAGGAGCAAATCCAGATGGGAGCCGAGAAGATATGTAATGAACTCTCTCCTCCTTCAAGCTTACGAACTCTTGTCATCGTACGATTCCCGGGTCGACAATTCCCAAACTGGATGATGTCGTCCTCCCTGGGCGAATCACTCCCTAACCTGCAATACTTGTATCTTTCGGTGTTCCCATCATGCGCAGAGCTCCCTCCTCTGGGCATGCTGCCCCTGCTGAAATATCTTAAGATCATAGGAGCCAAAGCGGTCATgaccattgggcctgagtttctcGGCCACAGTTTCCCGGGAACTTGTGCATTTCCCAAACTTGAGTATTTGGAGATCAACGACATGCCCAACTGGGAAGAATGGTCACTATGCGGTGTGGAGGAAGGTGGTCACAGAACACACCTGAAGCTGTTTCCCAATCTAAAGGAATGTTGTCTCGTAGACTGTCCCAAACTGAGAGCTCTTCCAGAAGGCCTATCCCACGCTACCAACTTGAAGGAATTGCACATTTGGGGAGCTCACAACTTGAGAGAAGTAACAAAGCTCCGCTTGAGTTACAAGCTGTCTGTCACAGATAACAAGATGCTGAACAGAATATCCAACGTTGCCATGAAGTATCTGGAGGTGGAGGATTGCCCCAATCTAGAGTACGTGGATAATCTCGACAAGCTGCAGCACCTGGTCCTGACATGTCCGGAACATATGGATCAGCTTCCCCCGTGGTTATCCCGCTTAATTGATCAACAGCGCCCTAATTCTGCACAATGGAGTTTCCGCAAACTTGAAGTGTACTGCAACATAGTGCTGCTAAGGAGCTGTCTCGAGGGCAACGAGCATTGGAACATCATCCAACGGATTCCAGATGTCAAATTTCAAACTGATTCCGAAGAATACATGCGATACATCAAGGATCCATATAAGTATGACACAAATGTACCTCCAGAATAAGGGCATTGGTGTTCCTTGTAAGTCATTTTCTTGGTTCTATCCGATAACTGagctatatatgtgtgtatatattctCTTAATTcttttgttgatttctttgcaGGGTCAAAGAAAGGTCTCTGCGCCAGTTTATGCTtcctttatataatattttgcgAATAAAGGTATTTGATGCCGGGATTTAATGGTttcatctttttattatttatttatgataagttttgaTTAACATATGAATCACGGTGTTTATTGGACTGTGGGTTGCTTATATCAGATTATCATTAAGTTTTTCTGAGTGTGCGGTTGAAACATGATGGATCGGttattgattaaattatataattaatctattaagatCACTGTATGTTTAGATTATTTTCTatgttatttggattgaaatATTGAGAATTCTTACCGAGTTGTTAAATCTATTGTACATCCTATCCTATGGGTTGATTTATCATGAATTAGATTATGTGATAATTATGAAATCTAGTTTATTTTGATTCTGCCCTTGCAATCAAAATCTACATAATTATAACATTGTACTATCCGCTGGATTGGAAGCGTTACACACCACCTCGTTCATCGTCTACCAGGTCAATAATGAATTCAGAAGCCACTCTGTTTAGTCATTGTGGTGttgggttgcagcaaccctcaacTTCGTTCTCGTACCGACATATGGATGACCTTCTTTCTTAGTACATGGCATGGAATGCATTCCATGACCTCGTTTATTACATTCATATTTTTCCTTCTCATGTAAATGTATTCGGGATCAATATATATATTCGTTCGTTGGAAACCTGAAATTAATATGATTTAGCTGGTCTTAGTTACTCTTTGGAACGCTTGTAAGCCTTAACTCCGGTCCATTGGAAGTATGAAATTAATATGAGTCTGCAGCGAAGGTTGGAAGCTATCAGATATTACGTTCAAGATGTGGAGCGGTAGGAGCATCGCCACCGAGCTACGAGGATTTACCATCTCGTCTAAAAcaattttttctttattgttcTTTCTCTACGAAGGTCTTTCTGTATTACAAGGGTATTGCTCCGTTTTGGATGGCTGAAGGCTTTATTGTAGAACGAGGAGGTAGGTAGGTTGATGGAAGATGTAGCCGATGAGTGCCGTGGGCTAGAACTAGTTTGGAGGAACCTTCTGCAGGTAGATTCGATATTTTTCTTTGCATGACCATCTACCATCTCTCTGGATGCAAACTCGACGAGTTTAAGTTGGATGCCACCGGAAGATGGGGGAGGAGGAGATAGAGGGAAAGGTGACAAGCCCAAGAAAGGTTTAGGGAACAGTTCATTGACTGGAACAAGTTCGTGGACTTGGAACCGATTCACAGACCCGAACTGATCTAAAGTTTTATTAGGACAAAATtggtattaaaaaaaaatgaaatgtccaTACTACCTAATAAAAAATGATTCTAAGAGTGTCCTAACccttttttctatcttttttttattatccaataaaaataaagtatCCTTCAATCAATGATCATGTTGTATGTAGATTTCTATAGACAACCCTAAAAGATGACTTATAATATAACATCTTATTGATAATCCAAAAACTAATATCTTTCAGATTGTTACAAAAATACCCAGAATATCATCTTCCGAGCATTTAACCAAACATGTTAAATCGATCCAAcaaatatcaaaaattatttcTCACCACCTCTTCAATCTTCATAAAGTTTcatttgattatttatttatttatttttaattattttgtatCTCCAACAATGATAGATGCTTTGATGATTAAGAAgagaataacaacaacaacaacaataatataattagatttaaaaaaaattgttagaATTAAATAGTAAATTGAGGACATTTATATCCATTTGCATAGGATATGTTAAGAATATCAAAAGTTATTAAAATGAAATTGTTCGATAGCAAAAATGAATTGAATATAAATCTtctacttttatttatttttattctatattttATTATCACATGAATATTAGATTTGAATTAAATTATACCACCTATTTTAAATACTTGATAGTGGGGGCATAGTTTTTAATAGTGGAGatatctattttaaataattaaattattgctCGTCATACAAGTTTCATACTATACTTCAAGAGTACATCCATAGTATGAATTTATTGGTACGATATcaatttttttagaattatactTTTCGAAATATTTTTAGAATGCtcatactttttttttctaaaacaacGTTTCTAGTCTAatgaaaaaaatcatttaatctcTTTTTTCGTTAGACCCGCTAATACCTCCATCGTCCCATAGCCACCGTTGGCCACCCTCCTCTACGGCATACAAGCAGGATTGTCTCTTTTGTTATAGCCCTCATGCTTACCCTCCTCCATTATATACGAGGTTATTCTCTATCAGTGGACGAATATCGTTATCATAGACCATTAGGTTATGACGAGGGCGACGACAAAGACGATGGCCGATGGGTTAGACTAAATGGAGGGGACAGCTGACGAAAGgataaaattatcatttagaAAAATTCTGTTTCGAAATCTTTTTAAAATAGAAGCGCtgtgagaaattaaaaaaaaataaagaagcgCTATGAGAAATTATCATTTAGAAGCTCTGTTTCGAATTCGTTCCTTTCCAATATTTCGCCATCCGTCCTCTGCGCCGAGTCGCTGGTTATACACAGTTGTTTCACAGATTCTTTGAATCGACTCCTTGCAGATTTTTCGAACTCAGCAAACACAGCTGTTCAGCGTGTCCTGCGATCTCTGTTTCCGAGACTTCGCCCCGCAACTCCTCCGTCCACTCCGCTGAGCTGCTGGGTCTCATCTTCATCTCAAACTTGAACAGTTGCACACACTTCCCAGATACCGCGACTTCTACTTCCGAGATTTCGCCATGTGACTCTGCCGTCTTCTCCGTTGAGCTACTCGTCTTATTTGTCTCAGATCTCGGAAGACTAAGAAAGTAGATGATAAGGTAATCTGATTTCTGACGGCTACTGCATGGATCACCTTAGGAAACAATTCCATGTTGTTCCTCGGTCGATTAACTTCTGTCGTTAGGGGCCGGGCCGCTCGTACGATTTCATGACTCCCGGAGATTTCTGGTATCTAATGCAACAAAACATGCACAGTGGAAAGAaacatagatactgctgcatgCGAGTGCGCTCTCATCTTAAAATTATAGCTACCGGTTTGAATGCAGACAGACGAGCGTTCCATTTTTTTTGTTTCGCTTGCCAACGGGAACCGGTGAAGGTAAGACTCCATCCTTGACATTTGTCGTAATTTTGTTTGCAGGCGTGGTTTGTTTTAGCCTGTTTGTTCTACTGATGATGCTGCTCTTGGATACAAATATATTTGTGCTCAAGGAACACTTGGCCGTGCAAACAACACATCAAACTTTCTTTCTGAGTGGTGTGGCATTTCCTCGGTTGGTGTCAAAGAGATCATGGCAATGATCCTTAATTTCTTTGTTTCAAGATACCTTAAAGTCGTAACAGAGTTTCTGGAGGGAGAGGTATGCAAGGTGCTAGGTGTGAAGAAGGAGATCAAATCGCTGACGGAAAACTTGGTCAAAATCAGATGTTTGATCCAAGATGCAGAGCGGAAGAGGCGTGTGAGCGCGTCATTGACAACTGGGTGAGGATGCTGAAAGATCTCATGTACGATGCCAATGATATCATCGATCTCTGCACGATCGAAGGTGGGAAACTGTTGGAAGCTCCGCCGGCATCAGCGTCAGCGGTAAGCTCCCCTCTCGGCTTTGTTTCCTCTAGCTTTAAGTGCACTAAATACCGTCAAGAGATCGCT contains:
- the LOC135650415 gene encoding putative disease resistance protein RGA4, with translation MAMVLDTFVSRYVNDVAAFVEGEICKVLGVKKEIKALQETLETIRCFLQDAEQKSRSGDPVMELWVRKLKEVMYDADDVIDLCVMEGGKPLEVRASASASGVVSLPFSFVSSCFRCTKYRHEIAGQIEAINDRLKRIAADNSILGNLQPASQQLHPKKPPPPRETSPLEVEEDIVGEQIEEAADDLINRMLENTEQKCRVFGIVGMGGIGKTTLASKIYNDGRIKANFPIQTWLYISKDYTEIKLLRELIRCAGDETKAESFEGESRAELEPKLASLLTKKLFLVLDDVWSPNVWTDFLRKPLSKGAGSSTILVTTRIETVLSGMKASYMHQAEKMDDNSGWLLLGKTVFEAGEEDDMRRLEEVGRKIVRKCDGLPLAIKAIAGVLISKDRSTAEWEQVLENDAWSTNRQIDEEVPRALHLSYEDLPSHLKQCFLYCSFFTWKVFHYNDIIRFWIAEGLIVEAEGRLMEDVAEEYYWELVSRNLLQVDPSYINRIMFCIHDHLRALATYLMKDEGFSITVGQRLDIKANAKIRRLLIFNMGIKLVLSDHIIEKKCLRTLVIRDSHSTITIEDNVLEGLPNLRVLDLCNTSVERIPNCIGDLLHLRYLDLDITNIHEIPESIGCLVNLQTLNISGCKHLYKLPMTITRLYNLRSLVVEDTPLTHVPKGIGKLININILQGFVIGHDNPTNEVDETGCGLEELQPLSKLRYLSIYRLERAVTAASALAEKRSLRELILSWMPPEDGEDGDATDSGEDRRATTWRKEEQIQMGAEKICNELSPPSSLRTLVIVRFPGRQFPNWMMSSSLGESLPNLQYLYLSVFPSCAELPPLGMLPLLKYLKIIGAKAVMTIGPEFLGHSFPGTCAFPKLEYLEINDMPNWEEWSLCGVEEGGHRTHLKLFPNLKECCLVDCPKLRALPEGLSHATNLKELHIWGAHNLREVTKLRLSYKLSVTDNKMLNRISNVAMKYLEVEDCPNLEYVDNLDKLQHLVLTCPEHMDQLPPWLSRLIDQQRPNSAQWSFRKLEVYCNIVLLRSCLEGNEHWNIIQRIPDVKFQTDSEEYMRYIKDPYKYDTNVPPE